A single genomic interval of Macaca nemestrina isolate mMacNem1 chromosome 14, mMacNem.hap1, whole genome shotgun sequence harbors:
- the LOC105491837 gene encoding hsp90 co-chaperone Cdc37-like 1, with translation MEQPWPPPGPWSLPLAEGEAEEESDLDVFPSSPRCPQLPGGGAQMYSHGIELACQKQKEFVKSSVACKWNLAEAQQKLGSLALHNSESLDQEHAKAQTAVSELRQREEEWRQKEEALVQREKMCLWSMDAISKDVFNKSFINQDKRKDTEDEDKSESFMQKYEQKIRHFGMLSRWDDSQRFLSDHPYLVCEETAKYLILWCFHLEAEKKGALMEQIAHQAVVMQFIMEMAKNCNVDPRGCFRLFFQKAKAEEEGYFEAFKNELEAFKSRVRLYSQSQSFHPMTLQNHVPHSGVGSIGLLESLPQNPDYLQYSINTALCSLNSVVHKEDDEPKMMDTV, from the exons ATGGAGCAACCGTGGCCGCCTCCGGGACCCTGGAGCCTCCCTCTGGCCGAGGGTGAGGCTGAGGAAGAGAGTGACTTGGACGTGTTCCCCAGTTCTCCCCGCTGCCCGCAGCTGCCGGGCGGCGGCGCCCAG ATGTATAGCCATGGAATTGAATTGGCTTGCCAAAAGCAGAAAGAGTTTGTAAAGAGCTCTGTGGCGTGCAAATGGAATCTTGCTGAAGCTCAACAGAAACTTGGTAGCTTAGCACTGCATAATTCTGAGTCCTTGGATCAGGAGCATGCCAAAGCACAAACAGCAGTATCAGAACTGAGGCAACGGGAAGAAGAGTGGCGACAGAAAGAAGAAGCTCTAGTACAAAGAGAGAAGATGTGTCTGTGGAGCATGGATGCCATTAGCAAGGATGTTTTTAATAAG agttttattaatcaagataaaagaaaagacacagaggATGAAGATAAATCAGAATCATTTATGCAAAAATATGAGCAAAAAATCAGACATTTTG GTATGTTGAGTCGATGGGATGATAGTCAGAGATTTTTGTCTGACCATCCATACCTTGTATGTGAAGAAACTGctaaatatcttattttatgGTGTTTTCACCTAGAAGCTGAGAAG aaaggggcTTTAATGGAACAAATAGCACATCAAGCTGTTGTAATGCAGTTTATTATGGAAATGGCCAAAAACTGTAATGTGGATCCAAGAGGGTGTTTTCGTTTATTTTTCCAGAAAGCCAAA gCAGAGGAAGAAGGTTATTTTGAAGCATTCAAAAATGAACTTGAAGCTTTCAAGTCAAGAGTAAGACTTTATTCTCAATCACAAAGTTTTCATCCTATGACACTTCAGAATCATGTTCCCCATTCTGGTGTTGGATCTATAGGTTTATTAGAATCCTTACCACAG AATCCAGATTATCTTCAGTATTCTATCAATACAGCTCTCTGCAGCTTAAACTCAGTGGTACATAAAGAAGATGATGAACCCAAAATGATGGACACTGTATAA